TAAATAAAATCCTACCAACATCACCGAGTAAATTAACATCAATATCACTCCTTTAAAGTAGTTGGATTTGCCTTCAGCATAGATATAGGTGAATAAATAAATGGATATCAATGTGGCTATGATATCCCATCTGGGGaataccaaagaaaaggtttGTAACGGATCTCCAAAATCCCGGTACATGGAGTAAATTGCTAACACTGGAACCTGAATCAAAACCACTTGTAAAGCATAGGCACTACCAATCTCCATCGATAAAGCAACGTTTCCTCCTAAAGCAAACGAGATGGCATTCAAAAATTCGGTTGTATTCGGAACTAATGCAAATACTGTCAACCCCAAGAACTTAGGGTTGATAGGAAagtcttgaagaactccaTCTACAACATCAACCAAAATCTCGGCTATGACTGCGTAAAGAATCGTCGCCGATAACAAGATGATCGAGGATTTAGAACGAGACCAATTGGGCGCGTCATGACCACCACCTTGTTCAACGTCTTCTTTTAAATCCTTAAGACTATCTCTTGTTGGCAACGCATCAGTGGTGGGTCTGAAATCATTCGAAGTTAATGGTTTGGACTTAATGGGAATGGTAATCTTTGGATTTCTTTGTTTGGTAACCTCTATTGAAGGTGATGGTAATGCTGTTGAAACCGATGAGCCACCAGGTCTTTTGGCATCTACAGATGACCCATTGGATGCTTGTAAAATAGGACTCAATATCTTTAGCTTTTTGCTATCAATACTTGTAAGACTTGGGGACCTTAAAGACATACCTTCATCTTTTTTATGTGGACTATGTTCATTAGAAGTGGTGGCCcaaatcaaagaagcatGGGTTCTCAACGTGAAAAGTAAACCACAAGCGTAAGCTAAAAGTAAAGCAACAGCCACTGTGAAAGAAAATGGTCTAATGATATTGTAGTACAAAGTGTCCAAAGCAAAAGCAGGTTGAATAAACCTACATGTTGTGCAattatcttcaaatggAGCCAGTATGGTTGTTTCACAAATTTTACACCTTATCTCATATGAGCCATAAATCTGATAGAATAAAGATGGAGCAAATAGTATCACCATTCCAAACAATAACATCGTAGAAGAAACACCTGCAGACCGTGGATTGTATCTTTGAGTCTTCCGTTTCACAGCACCCGCACACATAGACATGCCTGGCAACAACAATACACCTGCCAAAATGGACCCAATCAtaccaccttcaacaatcttAGATTTCGATTGAGATAATGCCACACAGTAAAGAAAGATTTCTACAACAGTAGAAAAGAATGCATTGATCACTGCACCAACTCCCATGGAAGACTGTGCAGATATCGAAGCAACAGCCTGACCAATGTAAAATGCTAATGGGATTGTCGAGAAAAGACATGCACAAAATAAGAATACTGGTTTTGTGATGAACAATTCAAGCTCCCACCGTTCTTTAAGCACGTAGAAATCGAAAATGACAAATACCACTGTCATCAAAAGATTCATGAAAAACACGTTGGTACCATCAATAGTGTATTTGTAGTAATGTAAGGCACTGCATCTGTAGGTACACAAAAGAATCGATTGGTTAGCACGTTTCCTCTGATCAGCACCGGCGTAATATTTCTTTTCGTCTTCAAAGTGTAAGGCCAATGGGTGCCTCTTTAAGTGTGTACATAAAAGCATGGTGACATTGCACATAGGGATGGTGAACACTAATAACCAACAAACAATACCTACAAGGTAAAAgattggttgcaaaaaacaATAAAATAAGAGGTAGAACATTACTCGGGGAAATGTCCAACTACCTCTACCAAAGAATCTAACCTTGATATCATTTCTGTTATCCTGTTCATCCTCTTCAATTGCACTGGTGTGAGCTTCATCGTTGTCATGACTTGAACCCCCATGATTATCCTGAAGAAAAGAATAAGAATCTCTCAAAGCTCTACCCTTATGATCTTTAATCAAGGGCTGGGACTCAttgttggagtttgtgtttCTACGTGGGGGTGCAAAGAAGAGCctgccttcttcttcacgTCTCCATCTGTGGAACTCCCCAATGGAGGAACCATAaacatcatcttcatccaaatAGTTCTCatccttgttcaacaaaacaaaTTTGCCAAAAGGATGTAACCAGAACTTTCCAACCTTATAAATTAACTTGATGTAGACCCTTGAATTCTTCTGGATACCGAAGCCAGATACAAAGAATAACACTACCGAGAAAAAGGTGCACACGAAATATAAGAATAGTCCCAAAGTAATTGTCCACAAGAAGTTCGACAAATGAACCCCCAAGTTTATGGTGGGCTTATGCTGATTGAACTCGTGGATATCTTCTTCGGCTCGCGTGGCAACAGATCTCTTTTTCTTATACAAGGAGGGTTTCCAGATCTTAATACCAAACGGATGAGTTGAGTTGATAGCATCCTGTCTTTCtctcaaattcaatgatTCCATGGTCTGagacgatgaagaagatttcaCTGACTGTGATTCTacttcatcatcgtcttcttcatcctcgtcATCCTCAATTAACGGGGTACTGACCACATTAGCTGATAAGTACTCctcatcaagatcttctaGTGCTTTCATATTTTCCTGGGCCGCCAACAAATGGTCCCGTATAGTACCTTCTGCTGGAGGGTATTTACTTGAGTCGATCTCGTTTATTTTTGACATTTCTGGAGTTTCGGGAAAGTAGCTAGAGCTACCTTCTTGTTGGGGTAGTTCcttcttggacttcttgagATATAATGCTTTCAAAGCATCATTGTACCCCTCGAGATACTCCttatccaacttggcctGTCTTCGTGGGGCACTGTCGTTGTCATCATCTATATCATCATCGATGTCATCGTCGACTGAAAATACTAGTTTATTATGACCTGAAGGTAACCTCTTTATATGCGGCCTCGATTTCTTTCGTAATTTCGACGAGGCTTTGGGTTTCAACGTAGGGGAAGCGTTGCCCGACGTGGGCCCAGAAACAATCCGAGAGTTCAGCACGTCTCCTGGGGGTTTCTTTGGGTTGATAGTATCTGGCATGGAAAAGTTTATTTTAATTCCTTTCAGGTACCTTTTCTCGTTTAGTTGGAGTGCGAAATGGCTGAAGGGGTCCAACAATAGAGCCAAAGTGCCCGGAGATTGAATTGTACCAAAAGCGTTTACAAGTGAAATGATAGGGGTATTTTGATGTTAAACATAGAATTCAGCCTAATGTTCAATATGTATCATATTTAATGTATTTCAAACAGCAGGGCTCTTTACGACCCTAGTCTAAACCCCCGTCCTTTGAAGTAGGAGCCTGTGGTAGTAGCCGAGGCTTCTGACTTCAAGTCTGATCTAACAGGTTCGATAGGCTTTCCAAACGCAGTGATTCTTTTAGAACTTCTGTCAACAGGATACTTGAGAATCAGGTATACCCACGAAGGAGCAGGTAAGTATCCTCTGTCGAAAACTGTGTCGTTGATAAAGTCATCTGCCAACGATACTTGGTTAGTTCCCACCCTGTTTCTGGAATAGATAGACGACGAATAGAACTTTCTGTAGAACTGAGGAAACAAGTTATAAATTGGAGCTGTACTTGATTGGAGACACTGGTATAAATATCCACCGGCAATGCCCATACTTGAGTCTACCAAGCCGTCATAACCGTGAACAACTGCCTTGATGAACAACGTGAACATCGGAAGGTAGTACGCCTTGATAGGAACGATTCCAAGGAAATTAACAATGGAGTTCTTCTGGCCACGAGCCCAAATGTAGGTGATGCAAAGCAACATCAGCTCGTGGTGTCTAGTAATACGAGTTGGGTCGTAGAAATAGTATCCCACCGTCATGGTCAATATAGACGTTCCACAAATCAACGTGAACCAAAGACAATCTGGGAAGTTTCCTTTGAACTTGCCTATCTCCACGTTGTTGGCAAACTTATAGAAAAAGTAGATGTCAAGCACAGCGCCCATTCGATTCCCGTCCAAAAATCCGGCTGGCACCAAGAAAGAGGTAAAGCACCTGTAGCATTCAAACACAAGTAATAGGACCAGCTTAACCGCTTCAGTCCAAGTTCCCATTGTAAATACTGCCTTGGTGTACTcgaattcttcaatgtaTATCAGTGGGTGGAAAATCATCTGCTGTGGGTCTATTATACCCAATGAGATGAGCATACATACCGACAAAGTGGACACGGTGAAAAATCGGGCAATAGGAGGTATATTACCTACACTTTCGGCTAACGTGGGTTGTCTACTCATGGCTGGTGAAAAGAGACTTGTGAGCCAAATTTCTGTGCGCGAACTGCTTTCCAGTTGCATCTCACCCACACATGAAGTTGGTATCGTTTCTAATGCACCTTCCGGGATCTACCAGTCACCCGGTGAcggtggagttgaagaacggGAACTCCGTGAACGGCCAGGTTCTTTCTTGCTCCCCCACGATGAACTTGGCGTTGAAAAACATCAAGCTTATTCAACCACACCAAGACGCTCAGTTCTTGAACTACATGAATATCAGAGGTAATCAGATCCGCCAGGTGTTGTTGCCGGAggatttgaacttggatgCGGTGTTGGCCAAGTGTGTGCAAAACACGAAGAGTAAGGGGACCAGCGGAAGTGTTTCCAAAGG
Above is a window of Yamadazyma tenuis chromosome 1, complete sequence DNA encoding:
- a CDS encoding uncharacterized protein (BUSCO:EOG09260KWP; COG:P; EggNog:ENOG503NV4R); the encoded protein is MPDTINPKKPPGDVSNSRIVSGPTSGNASPTLKPKASSKLRKKSRPHIKRLPSGHNKLVFSVDDDIDDDIDDDNDSAPRRQAKLDKEYLEGYNDALKALYLKKSKKELPQQEGSSSYFPETPEMSKINEIDSSKYPPAEGTIRDHLLAAQENMKALEDLDEEYLSANVVSTPLIEDDEDEEDDDEVESQSVKSSSSSQTMESLNLRERQDAINSTHPFGIKIWKPSLYKKKRSVATRAEEDIHEFNQHKPTINLGVHLSNFLWTITLGLFLYFVCTFFSVVLFFVSGFGIQKNSRVYIKLIYKVGKFWLHPFGKFVLLNKDENYLDEDDVYGSSIGEFHRWRREEEGRLFFAPPRRNTNSNNESQPLIKDHKGRALRDSYSFLQDNHGGSSHDNDEAHTSAIEEDEQDNRNDIKVRFFGRGSWTFPRVMFYLLFYCFLQPIFYLVGIVCWLLVFTIPMCNVTMLLCTHLKRHPLALHFEDEKKYYAGADQRKRANQSILLCTYRCSALHYYKYTIDGTNVFFMNLLMTVVFVIFDFYVLKERWELELFITKPVFLFCACLFSTIPLAFYIGQAVASISAQSSMGVGAVINAFFSTVVEIFLYCVALSQSKSKIVEGGMIGSILAGVLLLPGMSMCAGAVKRKTQRYNPRSAGVSSTMLLFGMVILFAPSLFYQIYGSYEIRCKICETTISAPFEDNCTTCRFIQPAFALDTLYYNIIRPFSFTVAVALLLAYACGLLFTLRTHASLIWATTSNEHSPHKKDEGMSLRSPSLTSIDSKKLKILSPILQASNGSSVDAKRPGGSSVSTALPSPSIEVTKQRNPKITIPIKSKPLTSNDFRPTTDALPTRDSLKDLKEDVEQGGGHDAPNWSRSKSSIILLSATILYAVIAEILVDVVDGVLQDFPINPKFLGLTVFALVPNTTEFLNAISFALGGNVALSMEIGSAYALQVVLIQVPVLAIYSMYRDFGDPLQTFSLVFPRWDIIATLISIYLFTYIYAEGKSNYFKGVILMLIYSVMLVGFYLNDFLESLDDGYNQPITSPSSF
- a CDS encoding uncharacterized protein (COG:S; EggNog:ENOG503P2V8), with amino-acid sequence MSRQPTLAESVGNIPPIARFFTVSTLSVCMLISLGIIDPQQMIFHPSIYIEEFEYTKAVFTMGTWTEAVKSVLLLVFECYRCFTSFLVPAGFLDGNRMGAVLDIYFFYKFANNVEIGKFKGNFPDCLWFTLICGTSILTMTVGYYFYDPTRITRHHESMLLCITYIWARGQKNSIVNFLGIVPIKAYYLPMFTLFIKAVVHGYDGLVDSSMGIAGGYLYQCLQSSTAPIYNLFPQFYRKFYSSSIYSRNRVGTNQVSLADDFINDTVFDRGYLPAPSWVYSILKYPVDRSSKRITAFGKPIEPVRSDLKSEASATTTGSYFKGRGFRLGS
- the smd1 gene encoding Sm snRNP core protein Smd1 (BUSCO:EOG09265FL1; EggNog:ENOG503P31I; COG:A), which gives rise to MKLVSFLMHLPGSTSHPVTVELKNGNSVNGQVLSCSPTMNLALKNIKLIQPHQDAQFLNYMNIRGNQIRQVLLPEDLNLDAVLAKCVQNTKSKGTSGSVSKGSHKPKPFKRRGV